The Flavobacterium psychrotrophum region TGGTAATGACATTAACTATACATACAACTCGCAACTATCATCATCATTTAAGCGCGATTTTTATTTGTGGAACACCAGCCTTGGCTACAACTTCTGGAAAGACCAATTGTTGTTTAAAGTTAAGGTATATGACGTGCTGAACCAAAACCTGGGTACCAGCCGCAGCATTAACGCTACAACCATAAGCGACCAGGAAAACATCGTATTAAAACGCTACGTAATGTTTTCGCTATCGCTTAAGCTTAATAAATTTGGCGCCAAAAAAGAAGAAGCTGCCGCCGGCAGTGGCATCATAACTTTTTAGAAGATATATTTTCTATAATTATCCGCTTAACCACACAAGCATAGCTTATAAAAATGTGGTTCGGCGGATATTTAATTTTAAAAGCCCGCTCTTAGCATCCTTTTAACATAACTCCTGCGGTTTAGCAGCCTAAATAGTGCTATTTTGCACATTTTTAAGAGCAGCACATAATAAAAACGTTTGCAGCGCTGTTATTATACTGTACCAACAAGAACCTTTTATATGCACAAAATCCTTACTCTACTGCTATTGGTATGTACTGCCATTGGCTACAGCCAGAACATTAAGCTTAAAGGCAACATTAAAGACCCTGCCGGCCTTCCGCTCGAAGCCGCAACGGTTTACCTTAGCAATGCTAAAGACTCTACACTCATAGAGTACACCATTACTGATAACAAAGGCAACTGGGAACTTAAAACCCACGCTATAAACAGTCCGCTATTTCTTAAGGTATCATTCGTTGGCTTTGCTAACTATCAAAAAGCATATGACAAGCTTACACAGGATACTGATTTTGGTATTATAAAACTTGAAGATAAAGGCACCGACCTAAAAGAACTTGTAATAGAGGGCGAAGTACCTCCCATACGCATAAAGCAGGATACGCTGGAGTTTGACGCGGCATCGTTTAAAGTACGCCCGGATGCTAACGTGCAGGCTCTTTTAAAACAGCTGCCCGGTGTAGACATAGATGAGAACGGAAAAATAAAAGTAAACGGAAAGGAAGTAAACCAGATACTGGTTAACGGTAAACCTTTTTTTGATAAAGACGGTAAGATAGCACTGCAAAGCCTTCCGGCAGAACTTATAAAAAAGGTGCAGGTAACAGATACCAAAACTAAAAAAGAAGAGCTTGCCAAGCAAAAAGCCAGTGGCGATAATGCCAGCATTAACCTTACCATAGACGAGAAAAACAATAAAGGTGTTTTCGGGAAGGTAACCGCAGGCTACGGCACAGACGACCGTTATGAAGCCAATGCCCTTATAAACTATTTTAAAGGCAAGCAAAAGATAAGCCTCCTGGCATCCAGCAACAACATTAACGCTACCGGCTTTAGTAACGACGAAGTTTTTGACAGCATGGGTGGCGGGCGCAACAACATTAGTATGTGGACCAGTAACGATGGTACCGCTTACATTAATGGTAACCGCATAGGCGGTGGCGGTATAACCACTACAAACATAGTAGGCCTTAACTTTGCAGACCAATGGGGTAAAAACTTTGACCCGTCGTTAAGTTATTTTTACACCAGTACCGATACAAAGAACGACAGCCGCAGCCGTACCGAAACGTTTCTGCCTGATGAAAATGGCGTAACCAGCACAAACAAGCTGATAACTAACAGCGTTGCAAAAAGAAATGCGCTTAGCTTTAGCAACAATATTAGTACCCAGTTTGAATATAAAATAGACAGTACATCTACCATATTTTTTGCACCTAAGTTTATACGTTCAAACAACAAGAGTACGAGCCGTTCTACACAAAACACCACAAACCAGGATGACTTATTGCTAAATGACAGCGAAGGTTTTACCCTGAGTGAAAGCGACGAAAACAATGTAAGTACAGAGCTGAATTATAATAAAATGTTCAACAGCCGCGGCAGGTCTTTATCTGTAGAGTTGAGCACTGCCAATAGCCTTAATGAGAACGGAAACATTAACGACACCCGTGCCAATTTTTACAGAGATACTAATAATGACGGTATAAATGATGAAACCCGCAAGGATGATCGTAACCAGCTCCAGAAATCAAGGCGTACAAGCGATAGCTACACCGCAGATATAACCTTTACAGAACCTGTTACAGATTCGCTTGAAGTACAAATAGGAAGTATTTATGAGTGGGATAACAATGTAGAAAACAACCGTGGTTATGATTACGATTATACTGTAGACGACTATGTAAACCTGCGCGATTCTATTACAAACTACACCCGCAGCAGCACGCAGCGCGTAAACCCTTATGCCGTTTTACACCTTAAAAAGAAAAAGATCGATGCAAGAGCCAGCCTTGGCACAAACATTTATAACTTTAACAACTATGGCGAGTACCTGGGCGATACCTATAGGGTAAACAAAGACTATATACTCCCTTCGGCACGGGCAAGCCTGCGCTACCGTATTGATAAAGGCAAAACGTTATACACGAGTTATAATTATGACATTAACCTGCCATCTGCTTCGCAGTTATTGCCCATAACAGATGCCACAAGTGCATTACGAAGTGTTACGGGTAATCCGGACCTGAACCCAGGCAAAACACACCGCCTCAATCTAAACTTTAATAACTATGACTGGGCTAACCGATCTGGCTACTATATGTGGAGCGGCGTGAGTATTAACGAAACCCAGATCGTAAATAAAGATTCGATTGCAAGCGATGCAAAAAGATATACTACTTATACCAACATTAACGGCGGCTATGGTGCATACATAGGTGCTAATTACAACAAATCGGTTAAAACCGAAAAAGGCAACACCTACCGTTATACCTTTAGCCTTAATGCAAATTACAGCCTTGACAGGGCTTTTACTAATGGTGTGCAAAACAGTGCGAAGACACTGGGTTTAACCCCAAGTGTAAACTTTAGCTATGACCTGGGCGAACTGCTTACCATTAACCCATCATACTCCTACACATTTAATGATGTAAAGTATGAAAACCTGCAAAGTAATACGGCCAGCAACTTTATACATAAAGCAACCATTATGGTTACTAATTACTGGCCCAAGCATTTTGTAATGGGTAATGACCTTAGCTATACCTATAATTCGCAAATAGCATCGGGCTTTAAAAAAGATTTCTTTTTATGGAATACCAGCATAGGCTACAACTTTCTTAAAGACAGTATGCTGTTTAAAGTAAAGGTGTATGATTTACTAAACCAAAACCTTGGCACCAGCCGTACCATAACCCCTACAGGTATTTATGATGTGCAAAACAATGTACTTAAACGCTACATGATGTTTTCGCTTACCTACAAGATCAACAACTTTGGCGATAAAGGTAAAGGCGGGCCCGGCGGTGCACGTGGTGGCAGGCGCATAATACGCATGGGAAGATAGCGGGTAATAATATTGCTTAACGATCTTTAATCTTCAGGTGTCCATAAGGATAAGCACCTGAAGCTGGCACTGCATTTTCTAAAAAGAGGACAAACAGCAAACACGGGTTATGTATGTACAAATTTTTCGTGGTATTCTTCCTTATTTTTTGCGCACCGGCCTATAGCCAAAGTATTACGCTAAAAGGCACAGTACAGGATCCGGATGGCACGCCGCTGGAAAATACAACGGTGTACCTGCGAACCGTTAAAGACTCAGTAATGCTGGGATATGCCATAAGCGACCAAAAAGGCGAATGGCAGATAAAAACACGCAATGCCAGCCAACCCGCATATCTTAAGGTTTCGTATATGGGATTTGAAACCTACCAGAAACCGCTTGACTCAATAAAAAGGGATATTGATTTTGGAATCATAAAACTTAAAGAAGCAGCTACCGAGCTAAATGAGGTTATCATAGAATCTGAAACTCCGCCCATACGTATTAAAAAAGACACCCTGGAGTTTAATGCAGGCTCTTTTAAAACACGCCCGGATGCAAATGTAAAAGAGCTGCTTAAAAAACTACCCGGATTTGACATAGATCCTTCAACCGGAAAACTTACCGTAAACGGCAAAGACGTACCCCAAATACTGGTTAACGGCAAGCCTTTTTTTGATGAGAATGGCACCATGGCGCTGGAAAACCTGCCCGCAGAACTCATTAGTAAAATTCAGGTATCTGACTATAAAACAAAAAAAGAAGAACTTTCCGGACAAAAAGCTTCCGGCAACATGACTACCATAAACCTTACGATAGACAAAAACAAGAACAAAGGTTTTTTTGGTAATGCCAGTGCAGGCTATGGCACTAACGACCGCTATCAGGCAAACGCAATGCTTAATTACTTTAACAACCAGCGCAGGATAAGTGTTGTAGGGTCATCAAACAATATAAATGCCATAAGTAGTTTGGGCATGGGAATGCGTACCGGCTCCATGTTCAGCTTAGGAGGCATTGGTTCGGGCAGTTCCGGCAGGACGGTTACAAATTCTTTAGGGGTAAATTATAGCGATGAGTGGTTTAAAGATTTTAGCCCTAACATAAGCTATAACTACAGTGGCTCCGAAAGTCGTAACGACAACAAGAGCCGTACAGAAACTTTTCTTATCAATGAAGATGGTACAGCCACCGAAAATAGCCAGATTAATAATTCAACATCAAGTTCCCGTTCCGTTAGCGATTCTCAAAACATAAACGGCAGCTTTGATATAAAAATAGACAGCACGGCACGTATGTATATAAAACCCAGCTTTAACAGGAGCAATAACAAGAGTACGGGTAACACCGCACAAACCGTTACAGACCAGGATGGCAATCTGCTTAACGAAAGCAGCAACAAAAGCCTTAACGATAGCGACAGGAGCGTTATTAGCAATACCATAAACTTTAACAAGGCGTTTAAACATAAAAAAGGCCGCTTTATAAGTGCTTCATTCAGTAACCTGAATAGTATAACATCAGCCAATAATTATGCAAACAGCCTTACTACCTTTTATGAAGATACGGATGAAAACGGCATACCCGTAATTAATAATGTACGGCGTAACCAGTTACAAAAAAACAGCAGTAGTGCAGACGAGTATAACGCTGAAATATCGTTTACAGAACCAATTAACGACTCGCTTCAGGCCGGTGTGGGCCTGGCCTTTGAGCATAACAGCGAGTCTGATAACAGCAGGGGTTTTTATTATAATGAAACCAATGGTGCCTTTACTACCGTAGCCGATTCTATAACAAAATATACCGGCAATACCACTACACGCATTAACCCCTTTACAGAAATTACACTAAACAAAAACAAGCTTAATTTTCGCACCACGCTTGGCACTAACTTTTACACTTTTAACAACTACGGCTCTTATCTTGGTAATGACTTTGCCCTTACCACAAGGTATGCCTTACCTACACTAACCTCAACATTGAGATATGAAATTTCGAAGGGAAAATCGCTTACGGTAAATTATAACTTTAGCACAAACCTGCCCTCTTCATCGCAACTTCTACCGGTAGTAGATGTAACCGATCCTTTAATTACTACTACAGGAAATAAAAACCTCGACCCCGGCAAGTCACACCGGATGTCTGTTAACTTTCATCGTTTTAACTTCACCTCCCAGTCCGGCTTGTTTATTTTTGGAACAGCCAGCATAAATGAACGCCAGATTGTAAACTATACCGAACTCACATCTTCAGGAAAAACAAATATTACTTACCGCAACATGGCGGGTGGGTATAGCGCATCATTATCATCTAATTACAACAAGAATGTAAAAATGCCCTCCGGTAATAACATCCGTTACAGTTTGTCGCTTACCGGTAATTTTTCGCACGATCTGGGCTTTACAAATACTAAACGCTAC contains the following coding sequences:
- a CDS encoding outer membrane beta-barrel protein, whose translation is MHKILTLLLLVCTAIGYSQNIKLKGNIKDPAGLPLEAATVYLSNAKDSTLIEYTITDNKGNWELKTHAINSPLFLKVSFVGFANYQKAYDKLTQDTDFGIIKLEDKGTDLKELVIEGEVPPIRIKQDTLEFDAASFKVRPDANVQALLKQLPGVDIDENGKIKVNGKEVNQILVNGKPFFDKDGKIALQSLPAELIKKVQVTDTKTKKEELAKQKASGDNASINLTIDEKNNKGVFGKVTAGYGTDDRYEANALINYFKGKQKISLLASSNNINATGFSNDEVFDSMGGGRNNISMWTSNDGTAYINGNRIGGGGITTTNIVGLNFADQWGKNFDPSLSYFYTSTDTKNDSRSRTETFLPDENGVTSTNKLITNSVAKRNALSFSNNISTQFEYKIDSTSTIFFAPKFIRSNNKSTSRSTQNTTNQDDLLLNDSEGFTLSESDENNVSTELNYNKMFNSRGRSLSVELSTANSLNENGNINDTRANFYRDTNNDGINDETRKDDRNQLQKSRRTSDSYTADITFTEPVTDSLEVQIGSIYEWDNNVENNRGYDYDYTVDDYVNLRDSITNYTRSSTQRVNPYAVLHLKKKKIDARASLGTNIYNFNNYGEYLGDTYRVNKDYILPSARASLRYRIDKGKTLYTSYNYDINLPSASQLLPITDATSALRSVTGNPDLNPGKTHRLNLNFNNYDWANRSGYYMWSGVSINETQIVNKDSIASDAKRYTTYTNINGGYGAYIGANYNKSVKTEKGNTYRYTFSLNANYSLDRAFTNGVQNSAKTLGLTPSVNFSYDLGELLTINPSYSYTFNDVKYENLQSNTASNFIHKATIMVTNYWPKHFVMGNDLSYTYNSQIASGFKKDFFLWNTSIGYNFLKDSMLFKVKVYDLLNQNLGTSRTITPTGIYDVQNNVLKRYMMFSLTYKINNFGDKGKGGPGGARGGRRIIRMGR
- a CDS encoding outer membrane beta-barrel protein, producing MYKFFVVFFLIFCAPAYSQSITLKGTVQDPDGTPLENTTVYLRTVKDSVMLGYAISDQKGEWQIKTRNASQPAYLKVSYMGFETYQKPLDSIKRDIDFGIIKLKEAATELNEVIIESETPPIRIKKDTLEFNAGSFKTRPDANVKELLKKLPGFDIDPSTGKLTVNGKDVPQILVNGKPFFDENGTMALENLPAELISKIQVSDYKTKKEELSGQKASGNMTTINLTIDKNKNKGFFGNASAGYGTNDRYQANAMLNYFNNQRRISVVGSSNNINAISSLGMGMRTGSMFSLGGIGSGSSGRTVTNSLGVNYSDEWFKDFSPNISYNYSGSESRNDNKSRTETFLINEDGTATENSQINNSTSSSRSVSDSQNINGSFDIKIDSTARMYIKPSFNRSNNKSTGNTAQTVTDQDGNLLNESSNKSLNDSDRSVISNTINFNKAFKHKKGRFISASFSNLNSITSANNYANSLTTFYEDTDENGIPVINNVRRNQLQKNSSSADEYNAEISFTEPINDSLQAGVGLAFEHNSESDNSRGFYYNETNGAFTTVADSITKYTGNTTTRINPFTEITLNKNKLNFRTTLGTNFYTFNNYGSYLGNDFALTTRYALPTLTSTLRYEISKGKSLTVNYNFSTNLPSSSQLLPVVDVTDPLITTTGNKNLDPGKSHRMSVNFHRFNFTSQSGLFIFGTASINERQIVNYTELTSSGKTNITYRNMAGGYSASLSSNYNKNVKMPSGNNIRYSLSLTGNFSHDLGFTNTKRYSAERLMLSSNINVNYDIGEVLSINPSYNYSITNADYTNYARGSASTFSHRAGLGIVNYWPKHIVMENNMSYNYNSQLSAGYRKDSFLWNSSLGYNFFKDKLLFKVTVYDLLNQNIGTSRSITATGVTDSQNTVLNRYMIFSLTWKIKNFSGSKPRGAAPSRIK